Part of the Aciduliprofundum boonei T469 genome is shown below.
AGGGCACTAGGATGTAGAAGAGAAGAATTAACACAAGTTGTAGAACATTTATTGTGGCGAATATACCTCCGTTGAAGTAAATTAAAATGGGTGAGAGAATTGGAATGAGAAGCAGACCAATAACAGCTATTACCAAAGCATCTGCCACGCTCGCATCTGCTATCCCGCTCCATCCTATGAGCATGTTAGAGCAGGGAATTGCACCCACTAGAACCAAGGCAAGAGCGAGGTCATCGTAACCAATCAAAAGGGTGCGGGTAAGGAAGAAGGCTGTGAGGGAGGCAATGAAGTAAGCAAATATCAGAGTTGATGAGATGAGCTTGTAATTCCTTCCAGCCCTTTTGACCTTTTCTACCTCCATTCCAGTTAGCATGGGGTAGAGCATGATAAACACGGCGGCAACGCTTACTAGCATTATATTCATCTTTGTGAAATCAATATAATAGCCCAAAATTAGAGCAATTATAAACACAAGGGTCACATAGAGATACAGCCTTCGCTTGATATGAATAAGAATTTCAAGCATATGGGTATAATCTTGTGGATATTATTTAACTATTTCTGGATAAATTTGAGTAAAAAATAAAAATATTTATCAAAAATAAAACTTATTCCATTCCCCATCTCACCACACGAGAGGATGCAAGAATCCCAAGCACTACCCAGATTGTAAGAACTGCCACTGGATACCACAGATTATTCCAAGTACTTAATCCTGAAAGTTGCCTAGCAATCTCTGCCCCTGCTGCAGTAGGAATGAGCAAAACGATATATCTCAAGGTGCTAGGAAGAACGCTCGCTGGATAAAAAACAGGAGGAAGGATGATAAGCATCATCTGAATCGGGTTTGTTATCGCAGATATATTTGTAGGCTTTTTGATTCGCATAACTATGCTTAACCCCACGAGATTGCTTATTACCATCAATGGAGCTACAGCCACAAGGGATGCTAAAACTATAAGCCAAGCGTTTAGAAACATTATGAGAGGAAGCATGTATATAAAATCAGCAAGCATGAATACAAGGCCAGAAATAAAATATCCAAATATGTAATGAAATGGCTTAACAGGAGATGCAATAAACATATCCATAGTCTTCCCCTGCTTATCCCAGCCTATACTTTGAGCTACTAGGTTCACTCCCATACTCCATCCTCCAGAAATGAACCATGCTACCAAAACATTTTTCAAACCAGTAATACCTCCCCAAACAAACATGAGTATTGCAAAACCTATGACAATGAATAAATCTTGTACGAGCCATAGAGGTTGGCGCCGGATCCATCTACTTGTTAGATATACAATACCTTTAATTTTCCCCATTTCCCACACCTCCAACAATGTACAGATATGAATCCTCCAAACTTATCTCCTCTATCCCTATGCTCTTTGCGTCTATTTTCTCCGCTATTTCCATAGCTTCTCCTCTACTTTTTGCGTATATTATCTTCCTGTCACCTAAATCTATATGCTCTTTAAGTGGGAGCTTTGAAGCATTTTTTACCACTATCTTATGCGTGTATGGTATCCTATCCTTCAATTCATCCACTGTACCTTTAGCCACGCTTTTTCCCTTGCTTATCATAACTACATAATCCCCTAGGATTTCAGCTTCTTTCATATCATGGGTGGTTAGAACTATCGTCTTACCTCTGTTTGCCTCCTCTCGTAATGATTTCCATACAACATACCTGGCCTCTACATCAAGACCGCTTGACGGTTCATCCAAAAAAACTACAGGAGCTCCAGAAGCCAGAACCATAGCAACTGCCACTCTTTTTCTCTGCCCTCCACTTAAAGCTATTGCAGGAATATTTCTAACTTCCCACAAGTCAAGGAGCTTTAAATATTTCTCGCTTCTCTTGACCCCCTCTTCCTTAGAAATACCTCTAATCATAAGATAACCCTTCATAGCATCCAAAGGACTCCAATTATTATCCACATGGATATCCTGCGGGCAGAGCGCAATGAGTTTTCTCACTTTCCACACATCTTCTACAGTGGATGAGCCCTCAACTATTGCTTCTCCCCGCGTTGGCTTCAAAAGTGTGGTGAGCATACCTATAGTTGTGGTCTTTCCTGCCCCGTTTGGTCCAAGAAGCACTGTTATCTTGCCCTGCTCTGCTTTGAAATTCACATCTCTGGCACCCCACACCCCATTACTGTATCTTTTTCCAAGATGCTTGGCAATGACGCTCATATTCACACCACCTTACCACGAGTGCCATCCATCTTTGAGAATTAAAGCAATTCCAGCGATTATGAGCAGTATAGGCCCTATTATACATACATTGAATTTTATTATTCCCAGCATCTCTAGGAGCCACAAAACACCTATGATTATGAGAAACACGCCACCCAGAACTGCTCCAACGGACATATAACCTTTATATCTCATCTCCTAACCACCTCTTTAATCTTGGATTTCCTGCTTACTTTTAATTTCTCAGCTTCAATCTTATCTATATAACAATTATCCCCTACTGTCACCTTTTCACCCTTTATGAATTCGGCTCTAACACATTCCACATAAATTTCCTCACCGAAAATTTTGCTAACTTTCATAGTTCCTGTGAATTTTCTCAGAATTCCCCTCTTACTTCTTATCTCCACTCTTTCTGCCACAATTCTATCCAATGAACTCTTGCCATCAATTTTCATTTTTAACCCTTCTGCTTTCAAATAAGTTCCCTTTATACTCCCTTCAACGCTAATGCCTTCTCCTATAATCTCGTTGCAAACAATAGCTCCACCAAGCCTAATTTTCTCACCTTTAACCCTATTCGCATGTAAAACTCCTCCACAACTTATACTTTCTCCAACCACATCTCCATTAATCTTAGCACTACCACCAAAGCTTATGATATTCGCTCTTATAGTCCCTTCAGCATAGAGAGAGCCTGCCACGGATAATTTCTTCGCTCTGATATCCCCCTTTATCTTAACACTCCCAGATGCTGATATGTAATTGTATCTCCCAGAAGGAATTGTACAGGCACCCGCGCATTTGTAATCTCTCCCACTCATATTCTCGGCTTTATTTTCAATTTCCTTGCTCTCTACCTTCTTAAACACTTTCTCTTCTACTTCCTCGGCAGTTGTTTTACTATCCTCTGGAAAAAATTTTTTTAATTCTTCATCCATTTTTTTCATGGAGCGAGATAAGATATCATCTATTCCTCCCATAGTGGAATTTTCATATTCTCCCTCTTCTCTAATTTTCTCTGGCTCTTCTTCAATTCTTTCTTCTTCAACCTCATCCAAATATCTTCTCAAAATGTCCTCGTAAGTTTCCTTGCTTATCTCACCTTTCTCATACCTTTCCCTCAATTTTTTAATGAAATCATCTTCCATAATTGGGCTATGGAGTGATGGAATATAAAATTTTTTATAAAAATTTTAATTTAAAAATTCAACTTCTACTTTGAAGTTTCAACTTAAAAGTTGAAATAGAATAAGGGCATTATAGAACTATGAATCCCAGTGAAAAAATATCCCTCATAGTATCACCTCTGCGCATTAAGCTCTTGGAGAGTTTGAGAGATGAGAGACATCCGGAGGATTTAGCAAGGGAGTTTAAGATAACAAGACAAGCCGTTGATAAACACCTTTCTATCCTTTACAGATACGGATTAGTTGATAAGAGAATAAAGGAAGGCATAAGGCCCATGGTGTTTTACAGGATAACATCCGAAGGTGAAGAGTTTCTTCAGAACTTTGAAAATATGGCAGAAGGACATTTTATAAGCGTGAGAAAAAGATATAAAGATGAGCTCTTAACCCTAGACAGGATGCTAGTGGATGGAGAGCTCAATGAGGGAGAGTATAAGAGGAGGAGAAATGCTCTTGATAAAAGGTTCAAATGGGTGATGGAAGGATGGAGATAAGAAAAGGCAAAAGAGAGGATTTGCAGTATCTTCCATCCATACTTATGAAAGCATACAAGGGATTAGAGGAATATGGCGAGGAGGATATTAACAAGGCCAGAAAGTACATAGAGGACCTCTACGAGGAGGACCCAGAGTGCTTCTTTGTAGCCGAGGAAAATGGTGAAATAGCGGGATTCATATTCTGCAACCGCTTCTGGTATAGCAAGTTTGAGCATTCCCAAGTAGGTGCTATCCACGAAATCGTTGTATTGCCTTCTCATAGGCACGAAGGGATTGGAAAAATGTTGATCGAGAAAGCCATGGAAAAACTAAAGCCATCAAAGATTGAATTATGGGTTGGAGAGAAAAATGAAAATGCCATAAAGTTCTACGAAAATTTAGGATTCAAAAGAAAAGAAAAAGCTGGAAAATGGGTTAGAATGATCTATATTGCATAGACTATTTTCTTCATATTTGGGCGCTCTTTGTAAAACATTCTGCTGCCACATTCACATTCTAATTGTTGCACTCCAAGCTCACTAGTTAGTGGCCTCCCACACCTAACGCACCTATACATTTACCCTCACCTTTCTCCACTCTTTATACACATCGGGAGTGTAGGCACCACCTGCAAATTTGAGCCCACAATGGGTGCAAACCCAGATACCTGTAGATACTCTTTTAACAGAATAGTGATGGCATCTTGGGCATAGATGTTTTTTCTCCTTTTCTTTCATAACATCTGCCCAGCGATAGCGAAGTGAGATACCATATCTTGGGCCGAAGCGCCCTGCAATACCGACCTTTTTAGTCCTCTTTGCCATTTGAATCACCAAGAATGATCTCCCTGACTTTTCCGCCGATATTCATACTCATATTTATAACTTTCTTAACTTCCTCATAGGTAAATGTACCAGAAAGTCCCTTCTGCATAGCGTTTATTTTTCCTTCTTCGTTAGTAGCCACTGTCAATCGGGCTGAAGCAATGCTCTCCTCATCAAGATTTGGATCTGCCACTATCCAATCTCCAATCTTTGCAAAGGTAACAGGTACTGGATAATGCTGCACAGGTAACTTGAAATCCTCACCTAAATCGTACCTTGAGGCAGGAACAGTTGCATTAGTAAGAGCTGCAAGGGCACCATAACCAGCAGCATCAAAGAGATTTCCATCGTAATCAAGCACATGTATGTCGATGAACACAATCCAAACTTTTTCTCCTTCCTCTATCACCAATTTTTCAAGGTCGATGGCATGGCCCTCTCGTATACCCCTATCCACAACACGAGCAAGTTCTATGGCTTCTTCTCCCGGAGGACCAGGTTCAAATGTAGGGGAGGCGAGGGGTGCAAGCTCAGCGTTGGTGGTGAGAATGCCCATATTAGGTGTATCAGGGAATGGAGTACCCGGCTCAATTTTAACACCCACAAGAACCCTAGTATTGCCTAAATTAACCAGAGCTGAGCCTTCGGCTCTGGGAATATAGCCCTTAGTAACTGTTAAATTTCTTATCTCATCAAAATGCCTTCCATCTACCCTTGTGCCTTTAGATGCAAGTTTGTGAATGTACTTTCTTTGCATCTCAGGTACCACACCAGCAGTGAATTTTGAGTTACTCATTCTCATCAACCTCCTCAATATACTTTCTCTTTAGTGCTTCAACCTGCATTTCATGAATCTTCTCGGCAGCATCCATAGCCATATCCATTGCGGTTGTTAGCTCCTCATAGCTCATATCTCCGTCCATCTGCAATAGGGCAATTTCCTTTGTGCGAGGCATTATAGCCATAGGAACATCTGCCTGTCCAAAATTGTCCTCTTCCTTGTTCAAATCTAAAACTACAACATCATCTATCTTCCCAGCTGCGCATCCAACTATTAAATCCCGCATTGGTATGCCAGCATCTGCAAGCGCTAAAGATGCCACTGTTATACCTGCAACCCTAGTACCAGCATCTGCTTGAAGCACTTCTATATACACATCTATGCTTGTTCTTGGATATTTTTCCACAAATATAACGCTTTCAAGGGCCTCACTTATCACCTTGCTCAACTCAATAGCCCTTCTATCTGGTCCTGGTCTCTTACGCTCATCAACACTAAATGGAGCCATACTGTAGCGAGCACGTACTATGGCCCTATCAGCCTCCTGAACATGCTTTGGATATGCTTCGTGGGGCCCATATACAGCCGCTATTATCTTATTTCCACCCCACTCAATAAAAGCAGATCCATCAGCCCTTTTTAGTACTCCGACCTCCATTTTTATGGGCCTGAGTTGATTAGGTAAGCGTCCATCAATGCGGAGTCCATTATCATCTATGAGTTTGATATCACTCTTCATTCCCATTGTTCTCACCTCTATTCTCTTCTAAAAATTCTTTAACTCTATCTGTAAGCCCGTAAGTGTGAGCCTCATTCTCAATCATTCTTATTGCCTTTATAACGGTTATTATCCCCTCAGGAGGTCCAGAAATCCATATAACACCATTCTGTCCAACATAAATTCTGCACCCTGTGTAATCTTTCAGCATCTGAATCATACTTCCCCCTTTTCCTATAACACGGGGAACTTTAAACGGAGATATCTTTATTATATGACCTCCCTCCAGCTTGCGAAGTCCCTGCTCTTTCATAGTGATCCAGACCTGGCCTAACTCATTCACATTGCTTACCTTGGCAAGTATAACATCACCTATGCTAAGATATCTCCCTGTATCTCCAAAGTCCACACGCCAAGGCACATCATTCACATGCAGAGGCGCATAATAGGGTGCGTTTATATCTACCACCCAGTTCATAGGTGCCAGGTCTATTATCTTTCCTATCACTTTGTCTCCCTTTTTCGGTACATAGCATCCTGAGAGAGGAATAACATTCACATACCCGGCACGGATATCAACTATTCCAAGATAGGCAGAATAAAGCTTGCCATTCTCAACAAAAACTCCGTTACCGGGCTTACCCTTCTCATCAATTTCCTCTCCCGGAACAACAATTTTTCGTATAGCTATTTTTCCTTCCATACATATTACCTCCTTAAAATCTTTGTTTGAATATTACCATGTGTTTTCTTATTCAACATATCTAAAAACTCACCCTGCATACCAGCAGGAATTTCAACAACACCAATCCAAGAGCCATCCTTCTGCCATTCTTCCTGAAGTATAGTGCCACTCTTGCTCAACTCCCCATAAATCTTGCCATACATATCTCCACTTACCTTGATTGCAATCTTAACCTTTTCAAATCTTATTGGAATTATAGGACGCAAAGCTTTGAGCACAACGGGAACTTGCTCTTCAACAGATTTAAATGGATCTATATGCACTTTCGCCTCTTCCATAGCCAGTTCTATTCTCTGGGGAGGATGTGGGGCCCCTGTTTGAGGATTTATAGCGTTCCTGGCAATCTCTGCAATTATTCTCCTTTTCTTCTCTTCCAACATCTTGCGGCGCTGCTCTGTAGTGAGTTGAACCTGTCCCTTCTTGATTATCTCCTTAGCTACCTCGTTTACATCTGTAGTTCCAAAAACTTCTTTTATTAACTCCTCACTGGCTCTATCACCCTTATGTGCATCTTTGAAAATCTCATCTATGACCATATAATCTATTACATTCTCCACCTTTCCAGATTTTACATCATCTATAATGTTAGGATCTACAAGAATCTCAAATCTATGCCCTGAGTGCTCGTACCTTGCTATTACAGCATCCTCAAGCCTTACCATTTTTACTCCTCTTTCTTCTCACTCTTGTACTTTTCCAAATATTTTGCTACCTCTTCCTCACTCATAATGGTAAATTGCCCACCATTCCTTATGTATCCAATCTCCAAGGTTAAAGGAGTTATACCGTCTTCGCTAACTGCATCTATTCCCTTCAAGCCAAGCATTATGGCTTCCTCAAAATCCATATCCTCTCTGTATTCATTCTCAAACAATTCCATAACGGTATCTCTTCCTCCACCTATACAATCTGCCTTATAACCCATAATTGTGCCGCTTGGATCCGTTTCCATAAGATAAATTCCCTTTTCATCTATTCCTGCAATAAGAAGGGATGCACCAAAGGGTCTTACTCCCCCATACTGAGTATACTGCTGCTTGTAATCGCTTATCCTTTTAACAAGATGCTCTACAGAAATTCTCTCCCCATAGGTGACACGCTCAATCTGAGCTATAAGACGAGCATAATCCACTAGCACACGGGCATCTCCAACAAGGCCGGAGGTAGCACAACCGATATGCTCATCAATCAGGAATATCTTCTCCATGCTCTTTGGGTCAAGCAATCTACTTCTTACCCTCTTATCAGCCATTAAAACTACTCCATCCTTAAATTTCAAACCTATGGTTGTGGTGCCTCTCTTTACAGCAGCCCTTGCATATTCCACCTGGAATAAGCGACCATCAGGACTGAAAACCGTTATTGCTCTATCATACGCCATCTGCGCTGGTTGCATCTTCAATCACCTCTCAACTTTTGATGTGATATACGCAAACATTATAAAACTTTATCCATAAGAAGGAGTCCCGGCTCCCGGATTCGAACCGGGGACCTGCGGATCTCTGCTGAGCGGCGTTTATGCCCGCCCCGGGCATATCCCAACTACAGTCCGCCGCTCTAGCCAGACTGAGCTAAGCCGGGTCAAAGAGGAGAAATGAGAATTGGTATTTAAGATTTTCATCTTAAAAGGGGAGCGTTGCGAAGCCAGTCAATATCGCTGATGTACAATTCCCTTATATCCTTCAATCCCAGGGTTATCATTGCCAATCTCTCCAGGCCCAGGCCCCAGGCGAGAACGGGGTATTCAATTCCCAATGGCTCTGTGACCTCGGGCCTGAATATCCCAGCGCCTCCAAGCTCAAGCCATTGCCCATTATAATAAACTTCCACCTCCAAACTGGGCTCCGTGTAGGGGAAATAGGAGGGGCGGAACCTTATTTCCGGAAAGCCCATGAGAGAGTAAAATTCCTTGAGTATGCCTAGGAGAACTTGGAAATTGGCATCCTCGTCCATGTATATGCCTTCAATCTGCGTGAACTCGGGAAGGTGAGTGGAATCCATATTCTCCCTGCGGAAAACGCGCCCAATGGAGAACATCCGCACGGGCGGCTCGCGGTGCTCGTATAGGTAGCGTATGGAGTTCACCGTGGTGTGGGTGCGAAGCATGGCTTTCTGGGCGATTTCCTCGCTCCACTCGTACCTCCAGCCCCTGCTTATCCCGCCGCCCTTCTCGTGCATCTCCTTCACTTTCTCCATGTACTCTCTGTCCTCAACGGGTATCTTCGCGGGCCTTTTCAGATAGAATGTGTCCTGCATCTCCCTGGCGGGATGGTCCTGCGGGATGAAAAGCGCATCCATGTCCCAGAAGGCATTCACAACATAGGAGCCTTCAACCTCCTCGAATCCCATCATGAGGAATATTCTGCGTATCTTCTCAATTATCTGCGTTAGAGGGTGGAGCTTTGAGGTGTAAATCTTTGGGGCAAATAAATTCACATCATATCTCTTCAACTCATATTTTCTCCATTCCCCTGTTTGGATTAATTCTGGAGTGAGCTGAGTTATCTCTTCTTTTATTTCTATCCCCTGCTCTACAGTTCTTTTCCCAAGAGAGGTAAGGGATGCAAACCTGATTATTTTCTCCCTCTTCTTTATCATACCCTTTCTGTGCAAAAAGTCCTCAATTAGCTCTTTGTCAACCTCATCCTCCTTGAGGCATCCCTTCCTCAACCTTTCAAGCAGGGCTTTTCTTTTTTCAATTTCCTCATCAATATTCCTATAAATCAACTTTCCATCTTTAAGCGGAATTCCTAATTTTTTGAGATGCCCCATTCCAACGCTAACAACATTCTTTGGAAAAATGCGAAAGAGTTCTTTTATCTCAACCTCTCCCCTTTCCCTGAGGACTTCGTAAATCTGCGCCTCTGGCAAATCCTCATCCCTGTTCAAGCAGTATTCCACATCAAGCTTCTCCCTAATTTTCACCAATCCCTTTACCTTGAGCCAAGAGAGTGCATTCATAACCTCAACTAATTGGGAGAATTTGCCAAGTTTCATAATTTCATCAACACTCAAAACATCCTTATCGGAGGAGGACATTGCCAATAGA
Proteins encoded:
- a CDS encoding LiaI-LiaF-like domain-containing protein produces the protein MRYKGYMSVGAVLGGVFLIIIGVLWLLEMLGIIKFNVCIIGPILLIIAGIALILKDGWHSW
- a CDS encoding ABC transporter ATP-binding protein, with amino-acid sequence MSVIAKHLGKRYSNGVWGARDVNFKAEQGKITVLLGPNGAGKTTTIGMLTTLLKPTRGEAIVEGSSTVEDVWKVRKLIALCPQDIHVDNNWSPLDAMKGYLMIRGISKEEGVKRSEKYLKLLDLWEVRNIPAIALSGGQRKRVAVAMVLASGAPVVFLDEPSSGLDVEARYVVWKSLREEANRGKTIVLTTHDMKEAEILGDYVVMISKGKSVAKGTVDELKDRIPYTHKIVVKNASKLPLKEHIDLGDRKIIYAKSRGEAMEIAEKIDAKSIGIEEISLEDSYLYIVGGVGNGEN
- a CDS encoding 50S ribosomal protein L37ae codes for the protein MAKRTKKVGIAGRFGPRYGISLRYRWADVMKEKEKKHLCPRCHHYSVKRVSTGIWVCTHCGLKFAGGAYTPDVYKEWRKVRVNV
- the psmA gene encoding archaeal proteasome endopeptidase complex subunit alpha; its protein translation is MQPAQMAYDRAITVFSPDGRLFQVEYARAAVKRGTTTIGLKFKDGVVLMADKRVRSRLLDPKSMEKIFLIDEHIGCATSGLVGDARVLVDYARLIAQIERVTYGERISVEHLVKRISDYKQQYTQYGGVRPFGASLLIAGIDEKGIYLMETDPSGTIMGYKADCIGGGRDTVMELFENEYREDMDFEEAIMLGLKGIDAVSEDGITPLTLEIGYIRNGGQFTIMSEEEVAKYLEKYKSEKKEE
- a CDS encoding phenylalanine--tRNA ligase subunit alpha encodes the protein MELSNLEKRVLLAMSSSDKDVLSVDEIMKLGKFSQLVEVMNALSWLKVKGLVKIREKLDVEYCLNRDEDLPEAQIYEVLRERGEVEIKELFRIFPKNVVSVGMGHLKKLGIPLKDGKLIYRNIDEEIEKRKALLERLRKGCLKEDEVDKELIEDFLHRKGMIKKREKIIRFASLTSLGKRTVEQGIEIKEEITQLTPELIQTGEWRKYELKRYDVNLFAPKIYTSKLHPLTQIIEKIRRIFLMMGFEEVEGSYVVNAFWDMDALFIPQDHPAREMQDTFYLKRPAKIPVEDREYMEKVKEMHEKGGGISRGWRYEWSEEIAQKAMLRTHTTVNSIRYLYEHREPPVRMFSIGRVFRRENMDSTHLPEFTQIEGIYMDEDANFQVLLGILKEFYSLMGFPEIRFRPSYFPYTEPSLEVEVYYNGQWLELGGAGIFRPEVTEPLGIEYPVLAWGLGLERLAMITLGLKDIRELYISDIDWLRNAPLLR
- the rrp42 gene encoding exosome complex protein Rrp42, with product MSNSKFTAGVVPEMQRKYIHKLASKGTRVDGRHFDEIRNLTVTKGYIPRAEGSALVNLGNTRVLVGVKIEPGTPFPDTPNMGILTTNAELAPLASPTFEPGPPGEEAIELARVVDRGIREGHAIDLEKLVIEEGEKVWIVFIDIHVLDYDGNLFDAAGYGALAALTNATVPASRYDLGEDFKLPVQHYPVPVTFAKIGDWIVADPNLDEESIASARLTVATNEEGKINAMQKGLSGTFTYEEVKKVINMSMNIGGKVREIILGDSNGKED
- the rrp4 gene encoding exosome complex RNA-binding protein Rrp4; translated protein: MEGKIAIRKIVVPGEEIDEKGKPGNGVFVENGKLYSAYLGIVDIRAGYVNVIPLSGCYVPKKGDKVIGKIIDLAPMNWVVDINAPYYAPLHVNDVPWRVDFGDTGRYLSIGDVILAKVSNVNELGQVWITMKEQGLRKLEGGHIIKISPFKVPRVIGKGGSMIQMLKDYTGCRIYVGQNGVIWISGPPEGIITVIKAIRMIENEAHTYGLTDRVKEFLEENRGENNGNEE
- a CDS encoding DNA-directed RNA polymerase subunit P, producing MYRCVRCGRPLTSELGVQQLECECGSRMFYKERPNMKKIVYAI
- a CDS encoding arsenic resistance protein, with the translated sequence MLEILIHIKRRLYLYVTLVFIIALILGYYIDFTKMNIMLVSVAAVFIMLYPMLTGMEVEKVKRAGRNYKLISSTLIFAYFIASLTAFFLTRTLLIGYDDLALALVLVGAIPCSNMLIGWSGIADASVADALVIAVIGLLLIPILSPILIYFNGGIFATINVLQLVLILLFYILVPLALGMLTRREIIRMKGREYFMGIKKYLPGISALGILLIVFFSVAKVSRKVIEEPQIFLLVLAALFSYYFIQTTLSVLAAKALKFKYEQGMILILGATASSQAISLSLAATVFPPLTVFALSFKPILQVFYIMFLIYALGPWLRKFLGQSINED
- a CDS encoding ABC transporter permease, yielding MGKIKGIVYLTSRWIRRQPLWLVQDLFIVIGFAILMFVWGGITGLKNVLVAWFISGGWSMGVNLVAQSIGWDKQGKTMDMFIASPVKPFHYIFGYFISGLVFMLADFIYMLPLIMFLNAWLIVLASLVAVAPLMVISNLVGLSIVMRIKKPTNISAITNPIQMMLIILPPVFYPASVLPSTLRYIVLLIPTAAGAEIARQLSGLSTWNNLWYPVAVLTIWVVLGILASSRVVRWGME
- the rrp41 gene encoding exosome complex exonuclease Rrp41, which gives rise to MGMKSDIKLIDDNGLRIDGRLPNQLRPIKMEVGVLKRADGSAFIEWGGNKIIAAVYGPHEAYPKHVQEADRAIVRARYSMAPFSVDERKRPGPDRRAIELSKVISEALESVIFVEKYPRTSIDVYIEVLQADAGTRVAGITVASLALADAGIPMRDLIVGCAAGKIDDVVVLDLNKEEDNFGQADVPMAIMPRTKEIALLQMDGDMSYEELTTAMDMAMDAAEKIHEMQVEALKRKYIEEVDENE
- a CDS encoding ribosome assembly factor SBDS gives rise to the protein MVRLEDAVIARYEHSGHRFEILVDPNIIDDVKSGKVENVIDYMVIDEIFKDAHKGDRASEELIKEVFGTTDVNEVAKEIIKKGQVQLTTEQRRKMLEEKKRRIIAEIARNAINPQTGAPHPPQRIELAMEEAKVHIDPFKSVEEQVPVVLKALRPIIPIRFEKVKIAIKVSGDMYGKIYGELSKSGTILQEEWQKDGSWIGVVEIPAGMQGEFLDMLNKKTHGNIQTKILRR
- a CDS encoding winged helix-turn-helix domain-containing protein; the protein is MNPSEKISLIVSPLRIKLLESLRDERHPEDLAREFKITRQAVDKHLSILYRYGLVDKRIKEGIRPMVFYRITSEGEEFLQNFENMAEGHFISVRKRYKDELLTLDRMLVDGELNEGEYKRRRNALDKRFKWVMEGWR
- a CDS encoding GNAT family N-acetyltransferase; this encodes MEIRKGKREDLQYLPSILMKAYKGLEEYGEEDINKARKYIEDLYEEDPECFFVAEENGEIAGFIFCNRFWYSKFEHSQVGAIHEIVVLPSHRHEGIGKMLIEKAMEKLKPSKIELWVGEKNENAIKFYENLGFKRKEKAGKWVRMIYIA